Genomic DNA from Pleurodeles waltl isolate 20211129_DDA chromosome 1_2, aPleWal1.hap1.20221129, whole genome shotgun sequence:
TGGCAATCTCCTCGGGGAAGTAAGTGTGTCCCCGACGGGGAATAGTGCTCCTTGGCAGATTTAATTGCGAATAGATGAGGCAGTTTCTTCATGGCCATCTCCCACTGCCACCAGTGATTTACTCATTTCTCATCATGTCATGGCGTCCTAGTATATATACCATCGCATACAATAAGTGATGCCTGCTGTATTCAACATACATTAGGTGTGCATCATCTATTACTAACTACTCTGTACTCCTGAACTGTCACTGGTAGTTTTAGGCAGGAAGCTAATTTAATGAAACCCTTTGATTAAATTTGCTGAATCACTTATATTCCTACATTTTGTGTTTTTACTCAAGTGTGTGACTGCAGGAACTACTAATCACTGCCCAGGCCATAAAACTGGAATAAACCACCATTAGGGTAATACATTTTACACTATGAATGTACTTTCCCATTCTCCACCATTAACAAGTGTTGCTTGCTGTGTCTTTTCACGTCGTCACCTTTGTGTCTCGAGTGCATAGATGTTGACACTATATAGGATGTAAGGGACATTGTACCTTATACCATCCATCGAACATTTTAAACCATATCTCGGGTACCTACTAATAAAGGCAGTTCATTTAGGTTTACCCCAGGCAAGTTTAGTTCATCTAGAGCCCAGCTATTATCCAGGTGTGATTTACTTGGGACTCCCTCTCAGTAAGGGTGAGTACACCCTGGTAGTATCATCTTATCAGGATGGGATGAGGTCATTAAAGATAAAACACTAGATGTGGGTGAAGCTTCTTCATCCAATAAGAACAGCTTCTTCAGCAAACCTTCGGGATGACTTGTATGACTAATCAGACTGTTTCATTCTTTCCACCATATCTTTAGTGTAATCTTCTCATAACAAATACTAACGCACAAAGAGGATGGGTGAACAAAATCTTTAAACAAATAGCCAAATATTCTGCACTATCACAATATCAACTATTCGCTTTAGTCAGAGTTTGACAAtcggggtactctgtcacaaatgtgatggacttCATTGTCTCCCAAACTCTCAGGTTACCCGCTTTATTGTGCATTGGGTGTACTTTCCGTGAGTTCCGCTCTACTGTACGTTGAGTGTACTTTCCGTCAGTTCCGCTCTTTTGTACGTTGAGTATGCTTTCCATCAGTTCCACTCTATTGTACGTTGAGTGTACTTTCCGTCAGTTTGACCCATTGTGTTTGTCAATGGAAAGCTTACTTCAGCAGACTGAAAGGGTGCTGGCTGTCACAGTAAGTTCATTATACTGGTCAGCCAGTGTGGGCAGACAGTCTGATGTCCTTTTTTTCTGTCCATCATCACCAGGGAAAGCCTGGTAGtgacaaaaagaaaattaaaataatgacACCCAAACCCAGGGGAAATTTTGATGCCTTCAGCCGAACCATGACAGCGTTTCCTATAAAGCTGGAATCGACCGATAGGAAACAATTGCCTCTGTAATGATGGTGTAGGAGGAATAATTGTCAATTTATGCAGATCATCCACTATACGATACTCACACAACTTCTTTTTGAGCGCATCTATGGGACGTCGGATAAATCTCCAGTTTCACAAAACGTCCTGCCGGAAAACGAGTAGCTTTCCTCTCGCCACAGATACATCTCTGTCCCTGGCCTGCGATTGACATCCCTGAAAACACGAAATATTGAACTGTGAGAACTCCTCAAAATTTAAATTAGAAAGGGAACTGCTAGATGAAAATAAGGCAAAATATGTTTAACATTAATATGCATTGGGTTTTTGTGTGTATTCTGAAACTGTAATTCTGCTGAGAATTGGTTGTTTTTAGATAATAATCAGCTGTGTGAAGTTGTCCAAGCTGTACACATTGCCACTAACCATGTACTGTGAAAATGAAAAAAGTGGTCTTTTCAAATGTACCACATTTTACCTCACAAATAAGGCCATTGTGTTATTGTTACATTTGTATATAGTGCTCCTCTATCAGGGAATCAGGTGTGTCCAGGCCCTGTATATGGAACAAACACCTGCGACGTAGAACATCCCTTCCAGAGAACTGGTAATACATCAACGCAAGAAacaggtgaaaataaaaaaaagtaattctgTGCAAATAATGATATTTTTTAAGTTTTGAGAAAGAGAAAGTGTAGATAAATAAGGACTATGAGAAACTAAGTTGCCAAACTGTGAACTGAAGATTATAAACATGAGAACCATTAGGATTAAGACAATGGGGGAAAATTGCTGAAGTAAAGTAAAACCAAACGAGCTGAATCAAGCAGAGGGTGCACGGGGATAGGAGAACATAAAGCGAACGGACAGCCATGATATGAAGTGTTAATTTGAGTGAAGAAGAACAGTAGAGGGAGCAAAAGATATATTAAGATAATTATGGAAAGAGAAGTTGAGAAAGTAAAAGTAAGGGGAGAACAGAGGAAGCACCATACACAGAGAAAGGAATGACAAGAAGTTGAGGAAATCTAAAACAATAAAAAGAGGTCACTGGTCTCAATAGACAAGAAGCTTTTTTTGCAGAACAGTAGCAGATTATTTAATCTTCACAAGTCTGAGAAAGAGTTCAAAATGGACAGTCCACCTCATAAAAGGAGTGAGTGGCAGTTTTCTAAGTTTTGAATATTTTGGCCCACATTTACTAATATTCAGTGTTGTTTTTGACTCCActctcctacacctcccccccccccccccccgcccacacacacacacatggcccggCCCCTCACTGCACACGCTTGCTCAaccagcagctaaaaaataaaacaatagtaaaatataattttatttttcagctgctggctcttagccagtggggcaatgGAGCCACAGAGGGCCAGAATGCACAAAGGTTACTCATTCATGATTCCAGATTCAGTCCATCTACTACATCCACACCAGAATTTGCCTTGCCACACCCAGACCTGGGTCCACAGCGTTACCTTTGGAAATACGTCATTATTAGGATGTGGAGCATGAGTCATAAATGGAGAAGCACAAAGAAAGGAGACCAAATCTACCAAGTGCTTTAATGTTATGGGTAGCTTTTTTAATCCATGAACGACATAATCTTACATTTGTAGAGTATTTTATCTTGATTAATATATTCTACAAACAATGTTAAAGATACATTGAATTGTCTCTGATTTTTTTTAagcatttatatttttctattaaaaaacaaGAAGCATCACCACAATATGTTGAAATAGTTGTAAAAATGAACACATACTAATTTTCAATTCTACAATCAGTTAAATATTCGACAATATTTATGGCTGTTCCAGTCCTCCAAGAATTCATTCTTCATCTTTGAAATGTAATCAAAACAAAGCACAAAGTTAAAAACATTTCGTCCTTCCCTTTAAACAGAGACCTTGATCTACTGAATGGAAACtgaccaaagactttctcttttcTGAATTGCTCCTTGCTAGTAGACAGCACCATTCCATTGCTGCAGCTCTTGTTATGTATTCCCATCATTGTGGATCTATATTgctgatgtattttttttatttattttgagaatTTAAATTGCACCGACCTAGCCTTGAGGGACAGCGGAGCGCTTTAGATCGCATAACAATAAATACAAGATGACGGGAGTCAGTGAAGGCAACATTTGGTCCTTTACAAAAGCAGAAAAACAGAGGTGGGCGTCGGCAGGATAGAATATGTGCATTTCGGGTTTCCCAAAATAATCTCTGGCTGGTCTTCCAGTTCCCATACGGTAATCATTACTAAAAGCTCTCAATTTGTCTTTTCTGTTTATCGAAACTTTTGGCTCATACCTTCCCAATAAAGATACGGGCTTGCAATATAGAAGACAGAATATTAACAGAGATACAATGCTGTCaacaaaatatcgagggacaaaatactgAAAGATAAGttggtatagattttctatacctaactataCACTTATGTaccttgtgatatatatatatatatatatctcttcatggtacatagatgtggagtcaaGGACAGTAAACCCATAGCGCCCTCTATGcatgtacccagtgcttaatttggaaaaggATGCGTGTCAGTTCCCAAATCTGTGGTCAGAAGCCTACAGCTGGCACAATTAAATATTggtgtgctgaataccaaggctgcatcttgaatccacctcatgcttctttaatccactgccagacattcCTTGCCCTTTCATCTTATTTGTGCAGCTTCCTGGTTTCTCCTTTTGAGATAGTTTCCATCTTTTTCTTCctgcttcttttccttttgtgtattttcCCTTTCGTGTTCTCTGGAAATGTCTCATGCaaataaaaataagtgctggtcaccAAAAATGAGTACCAGTGGCTTCAACTGGCAACCATCAACTATATTAGGCAATCCACTTAACTCTTTGATATTTTGACACTCAATATTCTGATCACAGTACTGTGACCCATCAATATTTTGGCTTCCATGGTCCCTAACACAGTCCCCAACAGAGACTGAACATGCATCAACCAGTGTTAAAATGCTCTGACTGTTGTATCAGAGTTCTGACATACTGACGGGAAATATACTACAAATTATTGAGTCCCCTTCAGTAGAACAGAGAACAAGACACCATGGCGTAATAGAATGAAGGCATTTGATTTATCAGATTCCCTGgtaatcatttttcatttttactccAATGTACGGGCACTAGACGTCCCGCATTTGCccagacagtcccagtttttcaaTGTTTCAATGACTGTCCCTGTGTCCCAACACTTACTCCAAAAAtcaacaaatgtcccggttttgagAAAGGGTTGGATGAGCATGCACATTTATGGGCTCTGAGGGCTCAGGTTCACACAGGCCCTCTCATGACATCATAGACAGAGTTTTAGTTAAAAGACTCTCCTGCTGTGCTTCCTGGCTTAAttcaggcagcacagcaaaaataatggtgttgggggggttgaACCCATGCAGAGGCCATCCCAGGTCGGTCAGAATCACATAGCTCCCATTTCAACACACCCCACAGCATGACTGAGGGAGTCTTTAATTTTCATGCTACAGAGGTGTGTGTTTCTGTAGCATGAACATTAAGGACTTCATTGGCCATGCTGGTGGTGTGTTCCATATGTCTGTGTGggtacatatattcactgaaaaaaaacatattacagggacattacagttaagaaatggaatttaaaaaaaatagaaattcacttaaaaaacaaaaggttacagggacgttatagttaggctcacattttaaacgtaccaaaccatagaaattcaccggttacggttagagttatctcaagtaactataacttgttccctaaggtaactataactcacaccccccaccatgcccagtttttcatcaaatattttcctgcaaatattatattgatattatcaattatgttatcaacgatattatgagtgctgtaatttgtggggtaattagcagtgcatgccgaggccgcgagttatagttagagttatttcaagtaactatagctcgcggcCTAAGGaatctataactcacacccttgccatgcactgctaattaccccagatattacagcactcatgacaactattataacatcaataagaatatcaatgaaacattaaaagTTAAATAATTGAAGAAGCAACTGTGCCTGGATTAAAAGTTAAATAATTGAAGAAACAACTGTGCCTggtggggcatgagttataattaccttacgctgcgagttgtagttacttgaaaataactctaacaataactgctgaatttctctgtttttgtgtgagtaagttcagaacctaactataacatcactgtaaactttgtttttttaagtagatatatatatatatatacatatatgccgtTGAAATACAAATATGGCTAAATGTTGGCACTGatcagtgcagtgtcaacattcactcctatttctatgtcaatttctgtcccgtttttttgttccgaaaatctggtcaccctacctcaaTGGCACCGCTCTGGGGCACCTCGAGATGAAATTTTATGTTGAGATTATTATAATAACAACTAAATGGTCCTGGAAATTGAAGTACCTGTCGCTAAGCAGATGCAGAACTAAAAACGTCCACAAGCATTGCGAGAGTTAACAAAAGACCCTCTGCTAGCGTTGATAGCACAGGGAAAAAAGGAATCCCCCTAGCAGAATGGAAGCTGCTAGCAGAGCTGTTTCACCCACTGGTGGTAATAACTAaactcccctctcctccccccagaCAGCGCTTATGACCGTCCGCCTCCACATACTGAGACCCCTCAGAGACGTTCAACTGGTCGGACTTTCCATCGCGACCCACCCAGCCACACACACAGAAACCCCATCCTCTCGCACCAATGACTTCCAGAGGCTTTTCCCAGTCACCAGAACCACATCTGTCTGCCCATCGCCCAAGTGCCAGAGGCACATTCAGCCCCTCTCTCGCCCCGAGAGCAGGAATCAGGACCTTGGATTCATCTGTCAGCAGCACGTGCAGACTAGACTGTACGCTGTCTGCCGAAGTGTGGGAGTGGAGAGGCCGCCGAACGCAGGAGTCGGGCCACAAGCACCAgcagaagtgtgtgtatgtgtgtgcacgtctAAACacgtgtgagtgtgcatgagtgttgtGCCTATTGCTCTCCGCTGGTAAAATCCTGTCCCTGCCATGATAATACTAATTATTGGCAACGTCTGACCAGCCCTAGCATGTTATTCAACCCTGCTAGATAATGCTGACTCtgcaactatggtggtcatttctgGCAGATTATGGGCTTTCATGGCACGATGATGCCCAGATCAGATGTAGTGCTGGTCCTGGCCGAACAGTGGTCATTCTTGAAATATTATCACATCCACAGCACAATAGTGCCCACCCGAGGCATCATGGTGTTCCAGGCAGTATAGTGTTAATTCTTGCCacccccagtgcttgaaatggaaaaatagaagtgcaggtactctgtggcaGAGTACCTGcctatttctgagaagtgccggtactctccaattaaaagtattacgtttttcccaagaagtgcaggtactctccctctcaaaataaaatttaaaaaaagtgccggtactcagtaccggacagtaccggtccatttaaagcactgggcaccCCTGCACAATAGTGCCCATCATGGTGTTCCCGGCAGTATAGTGTTAATTCTTGCCACCACCCCTGCACATTAGTGCCCATCCCTCGCATTGCATTCATCCCGGCACGATGTTGGTAACTCCGCCCATGTGATGCAATGTTGGTTCAGGAAGAATAGATTAAGTTATTGCTTCTGAGACAAATCATAAGATGTTTCACGATCGCGCTTTGCATGTAAAACTGCGTTTATTAGAAGATTCCTTTTCATTTTAGGGCGAAGCAGGTGAACCCAAGGAACAGGGACACACGCTCTTTTTCTCGATATTTCCTTCATAGAGTCCGTGGTACTTGTGGTCTCCCCCAGGCCGGCTGCAGCCCGTCCACTCAGAGAGGTGTATGGTGAGCAGGCCACTGCTTGTAACCTCTGCACCAACTGCAAGGGGCAGTAGCGCCAGTCTTGGTCTGCGAGGAGCTGTGTGGGGCTGATGGATTTACCCGCAGGATTACTGTACTGGTGATTTAACGCTCTTTTGGTGTCACTTCGCTGCTGCCCTTGTGGCTAGGTGTAGCTCTATAAATATCTTTAATAAATACTAGATACAACTTTAATATATTGTCAACAGGACTACACCTGCCAGCTCTCACCTAGACCCTAATATCTGGAAGGCGATAGAAGTGATTCATGCTAACATCTCTAGTTGACGGAGTACGCAGTGCTCTAAACTCCCCAACTGCAGCACCTCGGGGACCTCCAGCACCCCGTCCGCACACACCTGTTACGCAGTTTTTGAAACAGATTTAAAACAGCGAGTACAGAGAGAGAGCGTGGAGGCAAAGGATGACCTACCTTGTACGATCAGACAGGTAGACAGTGAAAAGGCAAGGATCTGGGCAAGTGTCCCAGCCATCATGGATACTCTGTCTTCTCCGGCAAAGTACCTGAAGAGTCTAACAGGCAGTTTTCCAAACGTACTGTCACTTCCTGAAAATCAACCCTGTGACAGAATGGGTCGTAGTGGCGAACACTACTGTATGTCTGTCTGACAAGTGGACTACCGAACATCTCAAGTTTATTTATAATGAAGGACGGGGGATTTTCCCAATCTTTGGCACCACGATGTCACTTTGAAGATTGGGCTGCGGTCTTACACCATCGCTCAACCCCGCCCGCAGTTCTGTCGCGAATGTTCTATGACGACGCGCTCACGTCGTGAAGCAAAGTATCTAAGGAGGAGTGTAGGGAGTTTCCTTTGCCAAAATCCCCCTGATAATTGCACATATTACGCATTGTTCCCAACATTTACCTCTGAGCTCTTCAAACTAGTAATGCCACACACAACCTCTGCACCACAAAGTGAAACCTCAACAGTCTCAGTTTTGTTTTTGTTCACAAATATAAAATAAGTTTGGAAAAATCCCAGACCTTCCACCGTGTACAAAGTTCCTTAAATCTGGGTATGAGCGTAATAAATACACACCGCCTGTGTTGCCTTCCCTTTTGGTTTACAATTCAAAGGTTTCTGGGTGTGTCAAGACACATGCATATGCCACTCAGCTAGTTTTGTTTGTAGCTAAAGCAAACCATAGCCCTATAGAAAGTTTAACAAATACATAGTCCATCTATGTCAAAAGCAAACTATCACGTTCTAGgtaaatgattggcatattttagctATATATGGTTTTTGCCAGCATGGTTGTTCTGCCCTGTTGCTC
This window encodes:
- the LOC138298125 gene encoding C-X-C motif chemokine 11-1-like, with amino-acid sequence MMAGTLAQILAFSLSTCLIVQGMSIAGQGQRCICGERKATRFPAGRFVKLEIYPTSHRCAQKEVVITLKNGTRVCLNYYSKAIRSAIDGILRRRLLRNH